A stretch of DNA from Glycine max cultivar Williams 82 chromosome 18, Glycine_max_v4.0, whole genome shotgun sequence:
TATAAAGTATATAGGGTGCATAATTGCCATACACAATTTAGTGCACGTACAACcatagaaaattatttatccatgctaaaatgtttttttagccAGCATCAATTGTAAAATGTGAGGTAAGACTGccatatttagatatttttggTGCATAGgattaaataactaaatattacTGAAAGTTCCCAAGTAGAGATCCTTGTTGCCAGCAACTCTTCCAATCCTCGCTTGCCATCTTCCATGTTGATGGTGTCTGCaatcaaataattcaaataacaaaaaactatTTAGTTTACATgatcaatattattaatttttatatcataTCAAAACCTTGCATTTCCCGTCCAATAAATAAATCTTACAACAAGAAGCAATACTCTAGAgtaaaaatgagattttttttatatattttcttataaatctcaatttttagttttcttattttttatctacTCAAACAAACAGAATTCGAAGGATATAGTTAGCGATCGCAAAACGAAATTCATTGATCagtctttctttttaaaaaatcttcaatGTCAAATTCTTCTAAAAATTGATCTCTTAAGTTTGCATTCATGAATCATTAATTTATATCTAGCATGGATAAATAATTTCACATAGACGATATGGTATTCACATAGACGATAGATTATAGATAGAAACATATTAGTGTCTAGTGAACTGTACCTCGTCACACCTCGATAAATGGATGCCCCGCGAGAAAACCCACTACTCTTCCTGTGacattgtaattttatattatgaataagtaacacattttctaaaaatttagCAACGAAAAAAActactaaatatataaattagtagTGGCACTTGCAAATACCTTCTCAATGACGCAACGTACTCTTGCCTAGTCATGTGCTTCATTTCTTCCAACTCTTTCTCATAGTGGCTAATCTAAAATGCATTGATTGTTGATGGAGACATAAAGTATTCCATGTCAAAAAACTAGATCAAGTGATCACggatacatacatacatagcTTGCATTATAAGACAAATAACAGTTTCTTCTATAAAGAGACACATCCCATCAAATGAGGAAAACTTTTTCGTTATGCAGGGACACAACCATAAGTTGAAGCTTCCCTATTTACCATTGTTGTTTGTTAATAATGCCAAGGCCAACTTTGCCTAGAGCAATTCGTGCAACACGACTCTTAATTTATTGAACataaacaggaaaaaaaaaaagtagaagaagaaaaattaagtgGCAACTTACTGGAAAATTTGTTGTCGTAGTTGTTCCCCAGTATTTTAGTGCTGCCAAATCGTAGGCTCTAGCTGCCTTTTCTTCTTTGTCATAACCTCCTGCAAGTAGTGACAACAAATGATAATCAATgtgaacaaattttaattaacgcTCTCTTCTTACTTTTTtggccaaaaaaataaataataatacaactataatttaaaagaatatagaATATCTTTTTGTACTCACCCAAGTAAACTGCAAGGCAATGTTTGTTGAAGAAAGCCATTACACCATATAATGAATGTTGAGATGAAGAACACCAAGTTAGTATTATACTCCAAATGGATGTTAGCCATAAAAatacacacacgcacacaaaGGGgacaaatgaagaaaaaacattGGCAAAAAATTAACCCTAAAAATAGAGGAACATTGTAGATCATCATACCTTGCCTTCCTTTGCGAGTTTGTCCCTCTCTTCTACAACTATTATCCCACAGGTGAGCCTCATACCTCCCCGTCCACCTATGCCTTCAATTAAGTCAAAACCCCTAATTTCATCAtcatttcacaattttttttaaaaatgcaataaatattttttttaaaaatacgaCAATGAAAACAGACTAAAGGAGCTTTTTAAATGAGATATGAAGCAGTGATGAAAGATTTGTGACGGTTCAAATTTAttcataaactaaataaaaaatattcatgcaAATCTTTTGCTtaggtttaaaataaaaaaccttgtTACACCACGGTAGATAGAAGTTCTCTGTCCAAAAGTGTCAATGGACTTTCTGGGTGCAGTTTCAATGGCTCCGGTTTGGGTTGTATCAAGTGCAGCCGTGGTATGTGGTTGTTTGTTATCAGAAGAACTCTCTCCATTATCCACACTAGCAGTGAGAAGGGGTAGTGATGTGCTTGATTGTGAACCAGTACTCATGGAAAGTGATAGAGTCTGCTGCACACTGCTTCTACTATTGCCACCACtttcattgttgttgttattgttgttttctGAGTGTGGTGGTTGGTTCCTCAACCATGTCTTTATCATGGATAACCCTATGGAGCTACTGTTGCTTGTGTTGCTGCTATTGCTACCACCGCCGCCGCCACCGGCCAATACCGGCTGAGCCGGGAACATGTATTCTGTAGAGGCTGAGTTACCACCGTAGGGTTGCTCATGTTCACCAAATGAGTGTCCACCGAGGAAGTTTTCAAGCTttggctgttgttgttgttgttgctgatggTTGTGGTTCATGTTTTGGTTGCTGCATGAAGTTCCCAATAGCAAGTTTTGGCTGTTGTAGTTCTCCTTCCAATctgagaaataaagaaaaaaggattaaaagagaaaaaaggtaaaattatgatatatatatatatatatatatatatatatatatatatatatataatatttctcCATAGTGCTaaccaaaaacaaatcatttgtagaaacaaaggtaaaaaaatgaagaaaaatgttgAACATATTTTTCTTGTGTGATTTCTTCATTTAGTTTGAGATTAGTGATGAGGGTGCACTTGAGGAAACTCTaagaaaacaatatattttacaaacttGTGTGATGAAGAAGTGAAAACCTTGAGTGGTGTGAATATTGTTGCTCCTATGAAAAGCTTCGTATATGCCGTAAGAGGGAAGGTTGAGTAAATGAGGAGTTGAGTCAGAAGTGAGATCAAAGCAGTCTCCTGCTACATCAGTGCTTGAGATTCCATCAGGGTTGAAGCAAAAACGAGAAGGTGCCGTTTGAGAGTGATCTTGACTAGAAGGGTGTTcttgaggagagagagaaaaaccTAACAAATTCATAGACCCCATGATATTGACTATCACAAAAGAGATCACAAAGCCCTCAAGGTAATCTAACCTTTAGAAGT
This window harbors:
- the LOC100797584 gene encoding AP2-like ethylene-responsive transcription factor BBM1 — encoded protein: MGSMNLLGFSLSPQEHPSSQDHSQTAPSRFCFNPDGISSTDVAGDCFDLTSDSTPHLLNLPSYGIYEAFHRSNNIHTTQDWKENYNSQNLLLGTSCSNQNMNHNHQQQQQQQPKLENFLGGHSFGEHEQPYGGNSASTEYMFPAQPVLAGGGGGGSNSSNTSNSSSIGLSMIKTWLRNQPPHSENNNNNNNESGGNSRSSVQQTLSLSMSTGSQSSTSLPLLTASVDNGESSSDNKQPHTTAALDTTQTGAIETAPRKSIDTFGQRTSIYRGVTRHRWTGRYEAHLWDNSCRREGQTRKGRQVYLGGYDKEEKAARAYDLAALKYWGTTTTTNFPISHYEKELEEMKHMTRQEYVASLRRKSSGFSRGASIYRGVTRHHQHGRWQARIGRVAGNKDLYLGTFSTQEEAAEAYDVAAIKFRGLSAVTNFDMSRYDVKSILESTTLPIGGAAKRLKDMEQVELRVENVHRADQEDHSSIMNSHLTQGIINNYAAGGTTATHHHNWHNALAFHQPQPCTTIHYPYGQRINWCKQEQDNSDASHSLSYSDIHQLQLGNNGTHNFFHTNSGLHPMLSMDSASIDNSSSSNSVVYDGYGGGGGYNVIPMGTTTTVVANDGDQNPRSNHGFGDNEIKALGYESVYGSTTDPYHAHARNLYYLTQQQPSSVDAVKASAYDQGSACNTWVPTAIPTHAPRSSTSMALCHGATPFSLLHE